A DNA window from Camelina sativa cultivar DH55 chromosome 13, Cs, whole genome shotgun sequence contains the following coding sequences:
- the LOC104737042 gene encoding transmembrane protein 120 homolog isoform X3 gives MRSKSFTIHPLLSFHVPLNKSFLSVNKPPSSIHPSVVSTPHSSPTKTSTLNSSTSLKRICIVLVACLLMEKRLHFSHPNLKDRTALLFLFFPATLLILRSYYWGGCLPAFPVQLYEAWLLFLYAGLAMRENILRVNGSDIRPWWLYHHYCAMLMALVSLTWEIKGQPNCVQKQRGVHLFLQWAMMQGVAMLLQNRYQRQRLYTRIALGKAKRMDVVWGETAGVDGQLWLLCPILFLLQVFEAYVGLQLLRKTVTGVVTEWQVMVCGILLVVMAVGNFINTVETLMAKSRVKAKMKRSKSKAELN, from the exons atgAGGTCAAAGAGCTTCACGATTCATCCGCTTCTTTCATTTCACGTTCCTCTCAACAAGAGCTTTCTCTCCGTCAACAAGCCTCCTTCGTCGATTCATCCATCCGTCGTCTCCACTCCTCACTCCTCTCCAACAAAAACCTCGACCCTAAACTCGTCGACAAG CTTGAAGAGGATCTGCATCGTGCTCGTTGCATGCTTGTTGATGGAGAAACGTCTTCATTTCTCCCATCCAAACCTCAAG GACAGGACtgctcttctttttctttttttccctgcAACACTTTTAATCCTTAGATCTTATTATTGGGGTGGTTGTTTGCCTGCGTTTCCTGTCCAGCTTTACGAG gcGTGGCTGTTGTTTCTATATGCTGGGTTGGCTATGCGAGAGAACATATTAAGAGTCAATGGGAGTGATATTCGTCCATG GTGGCTATATCATCACTATTGTGCCATGCTTATGGCCCTTGTCAGCCTCACATGGGAAATCAAAGGTCAACCTAACTGTGTCCAGAAACAA AGAGGAGTCCATCTCTTCCTTCAATGGGCTATGATGCAAGGTGTCGCCATGCTTCTGCAAAACAGATACCAACGCCAAAGACTATACACTCGCATTGCTTTAGGAAAG GCTAAGAGAATGGATGTCGTATGGGGAGAAACAGCTGGCGTTGATGGACAACTATGGCTGTTATGTCCTATACTTTTCCTTTTACAG GTGTTTGAAGCATACGTTGGACTGCAGTTGCTAAGAAAAACAGTAACTGGAGTTGTTACTGAATGGCAG GTGATGGTGTGTGGCATTCTTCTGGTAGTGATGGCAGTTGGGAACTTCATAAACACAGTAGAGACACTGATGGCAAAGTCAAGGGTTAAGGCAAAGATGAAGAGAAGTAAAAGCAAAGCAGAGCTTAATTAG
- the LOC104737045 gene encoding uncharacterized protein LOC104737045 isoform X2: MGNTTKIGLNQIGKDYVTKKFEEKFQKKFLWIRFKNKYDVCRRSYIRYKILLHNRTGITFDAFGRIDMADDWWNERIKEWPDAVKYKNKLLPNQDVFRDAFCSVIVTGAEGWSAQQGETSLNSRVDAENGDEADSVDTSMAPPVVGTQFRVGSSRSKRKQKEVDIATKTSSSRNLILTRKNELVEKMLERDDSCSVVRVVEILNELPGVRMWSRFHKASVDHLLADVANRQGFIAFFSIEDKISYLEHRTGISIDD, from the exons ATGGGGAACACAACGAAGATAGGATTGAATCAGATTGGAAAGGATTATGTCACAAAGAAGTTTGAAGAGAAATTCCAAAAGAAATTTTTATGGATTAGGTTTAAAAACAAGTATGATGTGTGTAGAAGATCATACATTAGGTATAAGATCTTGCTCCATAACAGAACTGGAATCACCTTTGATGCTTTTGGAAGAATAGACATGGCTGATGATTGGTGGAATGAACGAATTAAG GAATGGCCTGATGCTGTAAAGTATAAGAACAAACTCCTGCCCAACCAGGATGTTTTTAGAGATGCGTTTTGTTCAGTGATTGTTACTGGAGCAGAGGGATGGAGCGCCCAACAAGGAGAAACAAGTTTAAATTCTAGAGTGGATGCAGAAAATGGTGATGAAGCAGATTCAGTTGATACAAGTATGGCACCACCAGTGGTAGGAACACAGTTTAGAGTAGGAAGTTCTAGATCAAAGAGAAAGCAGAAGGAGGTTGACATAGCTACaaagacttcttcttcaagaaacttGATTCTTACTCGTAAGAATGAATTAGTTGAGAAGATGTTGGAGCGTGATGATAGTTGCAGTGTTGTGCGTGTAGTAGAGATTCTGAATGAGTTGCCTGGAGTGAGGATGTGGTCACGTTTCCACAAAGCCTCGGTTGACCATCTTCTCGCTGATGTCGCCAATCGACAGGGTTTCATTGCTTTTTTTAGTATTGAGGATAAGATTAGTTATTTGGAGCATAGGACTGGAATAAGTATTGATGACTAA
- the LOC104737044 gene encoding probable methyltransferase PMT17, which produces MAKENSGLHHQTEARRKKLTLILGVSGLCILFYVLGAWQANTVPSSYSKLGCETQSNPSSSSSSSSSSSSSSSESAEIDFKSHNQIDLKETNQTIKYFEPCDLSLSEYTPCEDRQRGRRFDRNMMKYRERHCPSKDELLYCLIPPPPNYKIPFKWPQSRDYAWYDNIPHKELSVEKAVQNWIQVEGDRFRFPGGGTMFPRGADAYIDDIARLIPLTDGGIRTAIDTGCGVASFGAYLLKRDIMAVSFAPRDTHEAQVQFALERGVPAIIGIMGSRRLPYPARAFDLAHCSRCLIPWFKNDGLYLTEVDRVLRPGGYWILSGPPINWKQYWRGWERTEEDLKKEQDSIEDVAKSLCWKKVTEKGDLSIWQKPLNHIDCKNLKQNKKSPPICSSDNGDFAWYKDLESCITPLPETSNPDEYAGGALEDWPDRAFAVPPRIIRGTIPDMNAEKFREDNEVWKERIAHYKKIIPELSHGRFRNIMDMNAYLGGFAASMLKYPSWVMNVVPVDAEKQTLGVIYERGLIGTYQDWCEGFSTYPRTYDMIHAGGLFSLYGHRCDLTLILLEMDRILRPEGTVVLRDNVEMLNKVDKIVKGMKWKSQIVDHEKGSSNPEKILVAVKTYWTGQPSNKNNNNN; this is translated from the exons ATGGCGAAAGAGAACAGTGGTCTTCATCACCAAACAGaagcaagaagaaagaaactaacTTTGATTCTTGGTGTAAGTGGACTCTGCATTTTGTTCTATGTTTTAGGTGCATGGCAAGCCAATACCGTCCCATCTTCTTACTCAAAACTGGGATGCGAGACTCAatcaaatccttcttcttcttcttcgtcctcttcctcttcatcttcctcatcttcagAGTCAGCTGAAATAGATTTCAAAAGCCATAACCAGATTGACCTTAaggaaacaaaccaaaccatcaAGTACTTCGAACCATGTGACTTGTCTCTCAGTGAGTACACTCCTTGCGAAGATcgacaaagaggaagaagatttgATAGGAACATGATGAAATATAGAGAAAGACATTGTCCTTCAAAAGATGAGCTTCTCTATTGTTTGATTCCTCCTCCACCAAACTACAAGATTCCATTCAAATGGCCACAAAGCAGAGACTATGCTTGGTATGACAACATCCCTCACAAGGAACTCAGTGTTGAGAAAGCAGTCCAAAACTGGATTCAAGTAGAAGGCGACCGGTTTAGATTCCCTGGTGGTGGAACTATGTTTCCCCGTGGAGCCGATGCTTATATTGATGACATTGCTAGGCTCATTCCTCTTACTGATGGTGGAATCAGAACAGCTATTGACACTGGATGTGGT GTTGCAAGTTTTGGTGCTTACCTCTTGAAGAGAGACATTATGGCTGTGTCTTTTGCTCCAAGAGACACTCATGAAGCTCAGGTCCAGTTTGCTTTAGAACGTGGAGTTCCTGCAATAATCGGTATTATGGGATCAAGAAGACTTCCTTATCCAGCTAGAGCTTTTGATCTTGCTCATTGTTCTCGTTGTTTGATCCCTTGGTTTAAAAATG atgGTTTGTACCTGACTGAGGTTGACAGAGTTTTAAGACCAGGTGGTTACTGGATCCTGTCCGGACCACCAATTAACTGGAAACAATATTGGAGAGGCTGGGAGAGAACAGAGGAGGATTTGAAGAAAGAACAAGATTCAATAGAAGATGTAGCAAAGAGTCTTTGTTGGAAGAAAGTGACTGAAAAAGGTGACTTGTCCATTTGGCAAAAGCCTCTCAATCACATTGACTGTaaaaacctcaaacaaaacaagaaatcgCCTCCGATATGCAGCTCAGATAACGGCGATTTTGCTTG GTACAAAGACTTGGAATCTTGCATAACACCATTACCAGAaacaagcaatccagatgaatACGCAGGCGGTGCACTAGAGGATTGGCCAGACCGAGCATTCGCGGTACCTCCAAGAATCATCAGAGGAACGATACCAGACATGAACGCTGAGAAGTTCAGAGAAGACAACGAGGTTTGGAAAGAGAGAATAGCGCATTACAAGAAGATAATCCCAGAGCTTTCACATGGAAGATTCAGGAACATAATGGACATGAACGCTTACCTAGGTGGGTTCGCTGCTTCCATGCTGAAATATCCATCATGGGTCATGAACGTTGTCCCGGTCGACGCAGAGAAACAAACGTTAGGTGTGATATACGAGCGTGGACTGATAGGAACGTATCAAGATTGGTGTGAAGGGTTCTCAACGTATCCAAGAACTTATGATATGATTCATGCAGGAGGATTGTTCAGCTTATACGGACATAG GTGTGATTTGACGCTGATACTGTTGGAGATGGATCGGATACTGAGACCAGAAGGAACAGTTGTGTTGAGAGATAATGTGGAGATGTTGAATAAGGTAGACAAGATAGTGAAGGGAATGAAGTGGAAGAGTCAAATAGTGGATCATGAGAAAGGTTCGTCTAATCCTGAGAAGATACTTGTTGCTGTTAAAACTTATTGGACTGGTCAACCTTctaacaagaacaacaacaacaactag
- the LOC104738357 gene encoding uncharacterized protein LOC104738357, whose product MLEDDDDDFDDVKLLERLNNERLIHRTYRGGGWRHVQLLMHGSDQQCYDILRMNQRTFEALCRMLTTRYGLEENRDRGCNVHTEEAVAMFLEMVGQDKTVREIAVRYQISLDTVKRKLDEVLSVILKFAADTIKPGEGEFTRVSSVLRNDDRYWPYFKDCIGALDGTHIPVRPPSTNAEAYRGRKLEPTMNILAICNFDMKFIYAYVGVPGRAHDTNVLTYCAKNEVSFPQPPNGKYYLVDSGYPTRTGYLGSHHSVRYHLDQFTRGRPPQNTRELFNRKHSGLRSVIERTFGVWKAKWRILDRKHPKYGLAKWIKIDNSWVYP is encoded by the exons ATGTTggaagatgacgatgatgattttgatgatgttaAGTTGTTAGAAAGGCTTAATAATGAGAGGTTGATTCATAGAACATATAGAGGAGGAGGATGGCGTCATGTTCAGCTACTAATGCATGGATCAGACCAACAGTGCTATGATATTCTACGGATGAATCAAAGAACGTTTGAAGCATTATGCAGGATGCTTACTACGAGATATGGTTTAGAAGAGAACAGAGATAGAGGTTGCAATGTTCACACTGAAGAAGCAGTTGCTATGTTTCTTGAGATGGTTGGTCAGGATAAAACCGTGAGAGAGATTGCTGTAAGGTATCAAATATCATTGGATACAGTGAAGAGGAAACTTGATGAAGTTTTAAGCGTTATTCTGAAGTTTGCAGCAGATACGATAAAACCGGGAGAAGGAGAATTCACAAGGGTAAGCTCAGTTCTGAGAAATGATGATCGATATTGGCCATATTTTAAGGATTGCATTGGAGCACTTGATGGAACACACATCCCAGTTCGTCCTCCAAGTACAAATGCAGAAGCTTACAGAGGAAGAAAATTGGAACCAACTATGAATATCCTTGCTATATGTAACTTCGATATGAAGTTCATATATGCATATGTTGGAGTACCAGGTAGAGCACACGATACAAATGTGTTAACTTATTGTGCGAAGAATGAAGTTTCTTTTCCACAACCGCCAAATGGGAAGTATTATTTGGTTGACTCTGGATATCCCACAAGGACAGGGTATCTTGGCTCGCATCATAGTGTTAGATATCACCTTGATCAGTTTACTAGAGGAAGACCACCACAAAACACGCGAGAGTTGTTTAACAGGAAACATTCAGGACTACGATCAGTGATTGAGAGGACTTTTGGAGTTTGGAAAGCAAAATGGAGAATCTTAGATCGTAAGCATCCTAAGTATGGGTTGGCTAAGTGGATCAAGATT gacaattcttgggtttaCCCCTAG
- the LOC104737045 gene encoding uncharacterized protein LOC104737045 isoform X1: MYSKVVKMNNDDSWSDEECRYFLQLYTTEKRMGNTTKIGLNQIGKDYVTKKFEEKFQKKFLWIRFKNKYDVCRRSYIRYKILLHNRTGITFDAFGRIDMADDWWNERIKEWPDAVKYKNKLLPNQDVFRDAFCSVIVTGAEGWSAQQGETSLNSRVDAENGDEADSVDTSMAPPVVGTQFRVGSSRSKRKQKEVDIATKTSSSRNLILTRKNELVEKMLERDDSCSVVRVVEILNELPGVRMWSRFHKASVDHLLADVANRQGFIAFFSIEDKISYLEHRTGISIDD, from the exons ATGTATTCCAAGGTTGTCAAGATGAACAATGATGAT AGTTGGTCGGATGAGGAATGTCGGTACTTTCTTCAACTATATACTACTGAGAAAAGAATGGGGAACACAACGAAGATAGGATTGAATCAGATTGGAAAGGATTATGTCACAAAGAAGTTTGAAGAGAAATTCCAAAAGAAATTTTTATGGATTAGGTTTAAAAACAAGTATGATGTGTGTAGAAGATCATACATTAGGTATAAGATCTTGCTCCATAACAGAACTGGAATCACCTTTGATGCTTTTGGAAGAATAGACATGGCTGATGATTGGTGGAATGAACGAATTAAG GAATGGCCTGATGCTGTAAAGTATAAGAACAAACTCCTGCCCAACCAGGATGTTTTTAGAGATGCGTTTTGTTCAGTGATTGTTACTGGAGCAGAGGGATGGAGCGCCCAACAAGGAGAAACAAGTTTAAATTCTAGAGTGGATGCAGAAAATGGTGATGAAGCAGATTCAGTTGATACAAGTATGGCACCACCAGTGGTAGGAACACAGTTTAGAGTAGGAAGTTCTAGATCAAAGAGAAAGCAGAAGGAGGTTGACATAGCTACaaagacttcttcttcaagaaacttGATTCTTACTCGTAAGAATGAATTAGTTGAGAAGATGTTGGAGCGTGATGATAGTTGCAGTGTTGTGCGTGTAGTAGAGATTCTGAATGAGTTGCCTGGAGTGAGGATGTGGTCACGTTTCCACAAAGCCTCGGTTGACCATCTTCTCGCTGATGTCGCCAATCGACAGGGTTTCATTGCTTTTTTTAGTATTGAGGATAAGATTAGTTATTTGGAGCATAGGACTGGAATAAGTATTGATGACTAA
- the LOC104737042 gene encoding transmembrane protein 120 homolog isoform X2 — translation MEEVEEQVKKIIDEVKELHDSSASFISRSSQQELSLRQQASFVDSSIRRLHSSLLSNKNLDPKLVDKLEEDLHRARCMLVDGETSSFLPSKPQGRFVRMFLGPVNVRALRKDVQLKVKEEYNSYRLYEAWLLFLYAGLAMRENILRVNGSDIRPWWLYHHYCAMLMALVSLTWEIKGQPNCVQKQRGVHLFLQWAMMQGVAMLLQNRYQRQRLYTRIALGKAKRMDVVWGETAGVDGQLWLLCPILFLLQVFEAYVGLQLLRKTVTGVVTEWQVMVCGILLVVMAVGNFINTVETLMAKSRVKAKMKRSKSKAELN, via the exons atggaagaagttgaagaacaagttaaaaaaatcatagatgAGGTCAAAGAGCTTCACGATTCATCCGCTTCTTTCATTTCACGTTCCTCTCAACAAGAGCTTTCTCTCCGTCAACAAGCCTCCTTCGTCGATTCATCCATCCGTCGTCTCCACTCCTCACTCCTCTCCAACAAAAACCTCGACCCTAAACTCGTCGACAAG CTTGAAGAGGATCTGCATCGTGCTCGTTGCATGCTTGTTGATGGAGAAACGTCTTCATTTCTCCCATCCAAACCTCAAG GAAGGTTTGTGAGAATGTTTTTGGGACCTGTGAATGTTAGAGCTTTGCGTAAAGATGTTCAGCTTAAAGTTAAAGAAGAATACAATAGCTACAGA CTTTACGAG gcGTGGCTGTTGTTTCTATATGCTGGGTTGGCTATGCGAGAGAACATATTAAGAGTCAATGGGAGTGATATTCGTCCATG GTGGCTATATCATCACTATTGTGCCATGCTTATGGCCCTTGTCAGCCTCACATGGGAAATCAAAGGTCAACCTAACTGTGTCCAGAAACAA AGAGGAGTCCATCTCTTCCTTCAATGGGCTATGATGCAAGGTGTCGCCATGCTTCTGCAAAACAGATACCAACGCCAAAGACTATACACTCGCATTGCTTTAGGAAAG GCTAAGAGAATGGATGTCGTATGGGGAGAAACAGCTGGCGTTGATGGACAACTATGGCTGTTATGTCCTATACTTTTCCTTTTACAG GTGTTTGAAGCATACGTTGGACTGCAGTTGCTAAGAAAAACAGTAACTGGAGTTGTTACTGAATGGCAG GTGATGGTGTGTGGCATTCTTCTGGTAGTGATGGCAGTTGGGAACTTCATAAACACAGTAGAGACACTGATGGCAAAGTCAAGGGTTAAGGCAAAGATGAAGAGAAGTAAAAGCAAAGCAGAGCTTAATTAG
- the LOC104737042 gene encoding transmembrane protein 120 homolog isoform X1, translating to MEEVEEQVKKIIDEVKELHDSSASFISRSSQQELSLRQQASFVDSSIRRLHSSLLSNKNLDPKLVDKLEEDLHRARCMLVDGETSSFLPSKPQGRFVRMFLGPVNVRALRKDVQLKVKEEYNSYRDRTALLFLFFPATLLILRSYYWGGCLPAFPVQLYEAWLLFLYAGLAMRENILRVNGSDIRPWWLYHHYCAMLMALVSLTWEIKGQPNCVQKQRGVHLFLQWAMMQGVAMLLQNRYQRQRLYTRIALGKAKRMDVVWGETAGVDGQLWLLCPILFLLQVFEAYVGLQLLRKTVTGVVTEWQVMVCGILLVVMAVGNFINTVETLMAKSRVKAKMKRSKSKAELN from the exons atggaagaagttgaagaacaagttaaaaaaatcatagatgAGGTCAAAGAGCTTCACGATTCATCCGCTTCTTTCATTTCACGTTCCTCTCAACAAGAGCTTTCTCTCCGTCAACAAGCCTCCTTCGTCGATTCATCCATCCGTCGTCTCCACTCCTCACTCCTCTCCAACAAAAACCTCGACCCTAAACTCGTCGACAAG CTTGAAGAGGATCTGCATCGTGCTCGTTGCATGCTTGTTGATGGAGAAACGTCTTCATTTCTCCCATCCAAACCTCAAG GAAGGTTTGTGAGAATGTTTTTGGGACCTGTGAATGTTAGAGCTTTGCGTAAAGATGTTCAGCTTAAAGTTAAAGAAGAATACAATAGCTACAGA GACAGGACtgctcttctttttctttttttccctgcAACACTTTTAATCCTTAGATCTTATTATTGGGGTGGTTGTTTGCCTGCGTTTCCTGTCCAGCTTTACGAG gcGTGGCTGTTGTTTCTATATGCTGGGTTGGCTATGCGAGAGAACATATTAAGAGTCAATGGGAGTGATATTCGTCCATG GTGGCTATATCATCACTATTGTGCCATGCTTATGGCCCTTGTCAGCCTCACATGGGAAATCAAAGGTCAACCTAACTGTGTCCAGAAACAA AGAGGAGTCCATCTCTTCCTTCAATGGGCTATGATGCAAGGTGTCGCCATGCTTCTGCAAAACAGATACCAACGCCAAAGACTATACACTCGCATTGCTTTAGGAAAG GCTAAGAGAATGGATGTCGTATGGGGAGAAACAGCTGGCGTTGATGGACAACTATGGCTGTTATGTCCTATACTTTTCCTTTTACAG GTGTTTGAAGCATACGTTGGACTGCAGTTGCTAAGAAAAACAGTAACTGGAGTTGTTACTGAATGGCAG GTGATGGTGTGTGGCATTCTTCTGGTAGTGATGGCAGTTGGGAACTTCATAAACACAGTAGAGACACTGATGGCAAAGTCAAGGGTTAAGGCAAAGATGAAGAGAAGTAAAAGCAAAGCAGAGCTTAATTAG